The following DNA comes from Patescibacteria group bacterium.
CACGAATTTACGGTGCAGCTCTGGAGCCGGAGGTAGATGATCTAATTGCTCTTCTGAGAAAGATGGGGGCAAATATAAACAGAAAGGAAGACGATCCCCGGCAAGTTATTATTGAAGGAGTTGAGAGTCTTAATGGCGCTAAGCATAGTGTTTTGCCGGACCGGAACGAAGCTGTTACTTATGCAGTCGCCGCAGCAGCAACCCGGGGTGATGTAACTTTAAAAAATGTACAGACAGAAGATATGACAGCTTTTATGCGTAAGCTAGAGGATGCGGAGGTTCCTTATGAGGTTAGGGGCCGATCTCTCCGAGTTTGGGCTGAGCCTTCTGATTCTTTCTTGCCTGTGGAGTTGGAGACAGCACCGCATCCTGGGTTTATGACTGATTGGCAACAGCCTTTTTCTGTGATTTTAACTCAGGCTGAAGGTGAAAGTACTATTCACGAAACAATTTTTTATAATCGTTTAGATTATTTATTTGAGCTTGAGAAAATGGGGGCAGAGGTAGAAGTACTTACTCCTAGCGAAGCTGGAATGA
Coding sequences within:
- a CDS encoding UDP-N-acetylglucosamine 1-carboxyvinyltransferase, with the translated sequence MSYFRIQGGKPLKGKVTILGSKNAAIKMIGASILTSEPLVLSNVPEIEDVTVDLEVVKSLGVSVEKNRNELRLCAQNIEKNKIPPGLSDKTRAAIITLGPLLARKGKVVLSSAGGCDIGKRPIDRHLDALKQLGVEVICEGSVVRARVDRLKGGNIRFEKNTVMGTETAILASVLAEGETRIYGAALEPEVDDLIALLRKMGANINRKEDDPRQVIIEGVESLNGAKHSVLPDRNEAVTYAVAAAATRGDVTLKNVQTEDMTAFMRKLEDAEVPYEVRGRSLRVWAEPSDSFLPVELETAPHPGFMTDWQQPFSVILTQAEGESTIHETIFYNRLDYLFELEKMGAEVEVLTPSEAGM